A genomic segment from Rhinatrema bivittatum chromosome 19, aRhiBiv1.1, whole genome shotgun sequence encodes:
- the UBE2S gene encoding ubiquitin-conjugating enzyme E2 S → MNSNVENLPPHIIRLVYKEVSTLTSDPPEGIKIFPNEEDITDLQVTIEGPEGTPYAGGLFRMKLILGKDFPAAPPKGYFLTKIFHPNVGGNGEICVNVLKKDWKAELGIRHVLLTIKCLLIHPNPESALNEEAGRLLLENYEEYAARARLMTEIHAQACSLRVKDQAATADPCSSSTTGDGPMAKKHAGDRDKKLAAKKKTDKKRALRRL, encoded by the exons ATG AATTCGAACGTAGAAAATCTGCCACCACACATCATCCGCCTGGTGTACAAGGAGGTGTCCACCCTTACATCAGACCCACCTGAAGGCATCAAGATCTTCCCCAATGAGGAAGATATTACTGATCTCCAGGTCACCATTGAAGGACCAG aggggACGCCGTATGCCGGGGGGCTGTTCAGAATGAAACTAATCCTTGGAAAGGATTTTCCAGCTGCACCACCCAAAGGCTACTTTCTCACCAAGATATTCCATCCCAACGTTGGAGGCAACGGCGAAATCTGTGTCAATGTTCTGAAGAAGGATTGGAAGGCGGAGCTGGGCATCAGGCATGTGTTATTG ACAATAAAATGTTTGCTGATTCACCCGAACCCAGAGTCTGCGCTTAATGAAGAGGCAGGGCGCCTTTTGTTGGAGAATTACGAGGAATATGCGGCCCGGGCCCGGCTCATGACGGAAATCCATGCCCAGGCCTGCAGCCTGCGAGTCAAAGACCAAGCAGCTACTGCTGACCCTTGTTCCTCCTCTACCACGGGCGATGGGCCTATGGCCAAGAAACATGCTGGAGACCGGGACAAAAAACTGGCAGCCAAGAAGAAGACTGACAAGAAAAGAGCTCTGAGAAGGCtttag